In Myxococcus stipitatus, the following are encoded in one genomic region:
- a CDS encoding ABC transporter permease — translation MGEIIRVAFDAVLANKLRSLLTMLGIVIGIAAVITMVALGEGAQRSVEQRLKTLGTNVLTVRPGQSFSGGLGRGQASMTIDDAEALRAQPKHIQAVAPEIESRFQVEYGASNANLSVVGTWPAYFGINESHLTAGRLFTDAEDRGRRRVVVLGALAGAQLGLRDSSALVGETVRIRGIPFEVIGVLAEKGSQGFSNPDESLYIPLSTAQFRVMGSNRIRSIAVQAVDEKSMDDAMAEIDLKLRREHRLRPEQQADFNIRNQATLLSTVQETTQTFSLLLAGIAAISLLVGGIGIMNIMLVSVTERTREIGLRKALGATGMDILLQFLVESLVLCLAGGTLGLILGIGGAAMLQRVMGWTMVVAPEAIVVAIAFSATVGVFFGIWPARRAASLAPIESLRYE, via the coding sequence ATGGGTGAAATCATCCGGGTCGCGTTCGACGCGGTCCTCGCCAACAAGCTGCGGTCGCTGCTGACGATGCTCGGCATCGTCATCGGCATCGCGGCGGTCATCACCATGGTGGCGCTGGGCGAAGGGGCGCAGCGCTCCGTCGAGCAGCGGCTCAAGACGCTGGGGACCAACGTGCTGACCGTGCGTCCCGGGCAGAGCTTCTCGGGAGGGCTCGGACGGGGTCAGGCGTCGATGACGATTGACGACGCGGAGGCGCTGCGGGCTCAACCCAAGCACATCCAAGCCGTGGCACCCGAAATCGAGTCCCGCTTCCAGGTGGAGTACGGCGCGAGCAACGCCAACCTCTCGGTGGTGGGAACGTGGCCGGCGTACTTCGGCATCAACGAATCCCATCTCACCGCGGGCCGGCTGTTCACCGATGCGGAGGACCGGGGACGCCGCCGCGTGGTGGTCCTGGGCGCGTTGGCGGGCGCGCAGCTCGGCTTGAGGGACTCATCGGCGCTCGTGGGCGAGACGGTGCGCATCCGGGGCATCCCCTTCGAGGTCATCGGGGTCCTCGCTGAGAAGGGCTCGCAAGGCTTCTCGAATCCGGACGAGAGCCTCTACATCCCGCTGTCCACCGCGCAGTTCCGGGTGATGGGCAGCAACCGCATCCGCTCCATCGCGGTGCAGGCCGTGGATGAGAAGTCCATGGACGATGCCATGGCGGAGATTGATTTGAAGCTGCGGCGCGAGCACCGCCTCCGCCCCGAGCAGCAGGCGGACTTCAACATCCGGAACCAGGCGACGCTGCTCTCGACGGTGCAGGAGACGACCCAGACCTTCTCGCTGCTGCTGGCGGGAATCGCCGCCATCTCGCTGCTGGTGGGAGGCATCGGCATCATGAACATCATGCTGGTGTCGGTGACGGAGCGGACGCGGGAGATCGGCCTGCGCAAGGCCCTGGGCGCCACGGGCATGGACATCCTGCTCCAGTTCCTCGTGGAGTCGCTCGTGCTGTGCCTGGCCGGCGGCACGCTGGGGCTCATCCTGGGGATTGGCGGCGCCGCGATGCTCCAGCGAGTCATGGGGTGGACCATGGTGGTCGCACCCGAGGCCATCGTGGTGGCCATCGCCTTCTCGGCCACCGTGGGTGTGTTCTTCGGCATCTGGCCCGCCCGTCGCGCCGCGAGCCTGGCCCCTATCGAGTCGCTTCGCTACGAGTGA
- a CDS encoding SDR family oxidoreductase, with translation MDKVIVITGASGGIGAALAHAAGARGAKLVLAARRRVELEAVAARSAPDALAVVTDVTSRAEVERLRDAALARFGRIDVWVNNAGRGITRGVAELTDEDLASMWRDNVNSALYGMQAVLPHFQARDAGQILNVSSALGRLPVVPHRSAYSAAKHALNALSACLRLELRETHPGISVTVVMPGVVATEFGSNALGGGPDSRVIPGAQSVEEAADVILDAIVHPRPEVYTRAHTQEDVERYYHDVAAFERAPGPGPGR, from the coding sequence ATGGACAAGGTCATCGTCATCACGGGGGCTAGTGGGGGAATCGGGGCGGCGCTCGCGCACGCGGCGGGGGCACGAGGGGCGAAGCTCGTGCTGGCTGCTCGTCGCCGGGTGGAGCTGGAGGCGGTTGCTGCTCGCTCCGCTCCGGATGCGCTCGCGGTGGTCACCGACGTGACATCTCGCGCGGAGGTGGAGCGGCTTCGCGACGCGGCGCTGGCGCGCTTCGGCCGCATCGACGTCTGGGTGAACAACGCGGGACGAGGTATCACCCGGGGCGTCGCCGAGCTCACCGACGAGGACCTCGCGTCGATGTGGCGCGACAACGTCAACAGCGCGCTCTACGGAATGCAGGCGGTGCTGCCTCACTTCCAGGCGCGCGACGCCGGTCAGATTCTCAATGTCTCCAGCGCGCTCGGCCGGCTTCCCGTCGTTCCTCATCGCTCGGCATACAGCGCGGCCAAACATGCGTTGAACGCGCTGAGCGCCTGTCTGCGTCTGGAGCTGCGTGAGACACATCCGGGCATCTCGGTCACCGTGGTGATGCCGGGGGTGGTCGCGACGGAGTTCGGCTCGAATGCGCTGGGCGGCGGGCCGGACTCCCGCGTGATTCCAGGCGCGCAGTCCGTTGAGGAGGCCGCGGACGTCATCCTCGACGCCATCGTCCATCCGCGGCCGGAGGTCTATACCCGCGCGCACACGCAGGAGGATGTCGAGCGCTACTACCACGACGTCGCCGCCTTCGAGCGAGCGCCCGGGCCTGGACCCGGGCGCTGA
- a CDS encoding metallophosphoesterase, whose translation MPPRLFSFSMLIGLGAVLGHLYIYRRLVRELVHGRVARLLAIVFLVAMGLLMGMRRALLGVLPEETDRLFKVATYSWMGVALCLVIALGLMDLSRGLIAVARRIRQRRAVSAPTQPVPSATPLVDEERRKLLGRAVAGGALLAGGGLATYGHWRAFLAPPMVTELAIKIPKLPRALDGFTIVQLTDVHVGPFIRRRFMDELVRHANALKPDLVAITGDLVDGEVPVLGDAVAALRNLRSRYGSYFVTGNHEYYAGDVAWVEFLQSLDIQTLRNRHVRVGDAGASLDLVGVDDWSGWRRTGQQGYDLDRALAGREPERAAVLLAHQPANFKQAAERGMDLQISGHTHGGQLPPMTFFIDYAWEHAVGLYRHQDSHIYVSRGCGFWGPPMRVGSPPELVKLVLTS comes from the coding sequence ATGCCGCCCCGCCTCTTCTCCTTCTCCATGCTCATCGGGCTCGGCGCGGTGCTGGGCCACCTGTACATCTATCGGCGGCTCGTGCGCGAGCTGGTGCACGGCCGTGTGGCGCGCTTGCTCGCCATCGTCTTCCTGGTCGCGATGGGACTGTTGATGGGCATGAGGCGGGCCCTCCTCGGAGTCCTGCCCGAGGAGACAGACCGCCTCTTCAAGGTGGCCACCTATTCGTGGATGGGCGTGGCCCTGTGCCTCGTGATTGCCCTGGGCCTCATGGACCTCTCGCGAGGGCTCATCGCGGTGGCGCGGAGGATTCGGCAGCGCCGTGCGGTCAGCGCTCCTACCCAGCCCGTTCCTTCAGCCACTCCTCTTGTCGACGAAGAGCGAAGGAAGCTCCTCGGGCGAGCGGTGGCGGGCGGCGCGCTGCTCGCGGGGGGCGGCCTCGCGACCTATGGCCACTGGCGAGCCTTCCTCGCACCGCCGATGGTGACGGAGCTGGCCATCAAGATTCCCAAGCTCCCTCGGGCGCTGGATGGCTTCACCATCGTCCAGCTCACCGACGTTCATGTGGGCCCCTTCATCCGGCGCCGCTTCATGGACGAGTTGGTCCGTCACGCGAACGCGCTCAAGCCCGACCTCGTCGCCATCACGGGTGACTTGGTGGACGGGGAGGTTCCCGTCCTGGGGGACGCCGTCGCCGCACTCCGGAACCTGCGTTCTCGCTACGGCAGTTACTTCGTCACCGGCAATCACGAGTACTACGCCGGAGACGTGGCGTGGGTGGAGTTCCTCCAGTCGCTCGACATCCAGACGCTGCGCAATCGGCATGTCCGCGTCGGGGATGCGGGTGCCTCCCTGGACCTGGTCGGCGTGGATGATTGGAGCGGATGGAGGCGCACGGGCCAGCAAGGCTATGACCTGGACCGGGCCCTCGCGGGGCGAGAGCCAGAGCGCGCGGCGGTGTTGCTCGCGCATCAACCCGCCAACTTCAAGCAGGCGGCGGAGCGCGGGATGGACCTCCAGATTTCAGGCCACACCCACGGCGGACAGTTGCCCCCGATGACGTTCTTCATCGACTACGCGTGGGAGCACGCGGTGGGCCTCTACCGTCATCAGGACTCACACATCTACGTGAGCCGAGGCTGCGGCTTCTGGGGCCCACCCATGCGCGTGGGCAGCCCTCCCGAGCTGGTCAAGCTCGTGCTCACGTCCTGA
- a CDS encoding alkaline phosphatase D family protein yields MTFLTRRTVLQGLALTAAGCASTRPMPAPRPGPSLPLGAQLGDVRTGAVTVWGKADRASRLVVEWSEDARLQKGVHRVEGGLLTAATDFSGVVDLMGLPAGRELFVRVLAEDGGLSGEEWRGRFLTASEQARDVCFAWSADVCGQGWGINREWGGYRGFAALRDLHPDFFLHVGDVIYADNPLLPEVVVPDGRVWRNLVTPAKAKVAETLEEFRGNFAYNFLDDSLRAFAREVPIAYQWDDHEVRNNWFHSRSVAEDPRYTQVSDDGVLAARARQAFFEFSPVGGAARAEGRIHRQLSQGPLLDVFIPDVRAFRGPNTHNRQEQPGTDTAFLGRAQLDGLKHALASSRATWKVIATSMPLGLVVPAEKLPEGGFRMEAWANGPGAPMGRELELAELLSFLKERKVRNVVFLTADVHYPAMHQYHPDRARFRDFDPFWEFVAGPLNAGTFGALPLDETFGPEVRWQKPATMMNAAPWEGQQYFGSVRIQGNSGVMTVAIHDLTGKALHQVELEPIR; encoded by the coding sequence ATGACCTTCCTCACTCGACGTACCGTGCTCCAGGGGCTCGCCCTCACCGCGGCGGGCTGTGCCTCGACGCGGCCCATGCCCGCGCCGCGCCCCGGCCCGTCGCTCCCCCTGGGGGCTCAGCTTGGAGACGTGCGCACGGGCGCGGTCACCGTCTGGGGCAAGGCGGACCGCGCCTCGCGCCTCGTGGTGGAGTGGAGCGAGGACGCCCGGCTCCAGAAGGGCGTGCATCGCGTGGAGGGGGGACTGCTCACGGCGGCGACGGACTTCTCGGGCGTGGTGGACCTCATGGGCCTGCCGGCCGGACGCGAGCTCTTCGTGCGAGTGCTCGCCGAGGACGGAGGCCTCAGCGGGGAGGAGTGGCGGGGCCGCTTCCTCACCGCGTCCGAGCAGGCCCGGGACGTGTGCTTCGCGTGGAGCGCCGACGTGTGCGGCCAAGGGTGGGGCATCAACCGGGAGTGGGGTGGTTACCGAGGCTTCGCCGCCCTGCGGGACCTGCACCCCGACTTCTTCCTTCATGTAGGAGATGTCATCTACGCGGACAACCCGCTGCTGCCGGAGGTCGTCGTCCCGGACGGGCGGGTGTGGCGCAACCTGGTGACGCCCGCGAAGGCGAAGGTGGCCGAGACGCTCGAGGAGTTCCGCGGGAACTTCGCCTACAACTTCCTCGACGACTCGCTGCGGGCCTTCGCGCGCGAGGTGCCCATCGCCTACCAGTGGGATGACCACGAGGTCCGCAACAACTGGTTCCACAGCCGAAGCGTCGCGGAGGATCCCCGGTACACCCAGGTGTCGGACGACGGAGTCCTGGCGGCGCGAGCGCGTCAGGCCTTCTTCGAGTTCTCACCCGTGGGCGGCGCCGCGCGCGCGGAGGGGCGCATCCACCGGCAGCTCTCGCAGGGCCCGCTGCTGGACGTGTTCATTCCCGACGTGCGGGCCTTCCGAGGCCCCAACACGCACAATCGCCAGGAGCAACCAGGGACGGACACGGCGTTCCTGGGCCGTGCGCAGTTGGATGGACTCAAGCACGCGCTGGCGTCGTCGCGGGCCACGTGGAAGGTGATTGCGACCAGCATGCCGCTGGGGCTCGTCGTTCCGGCGGAGAAGCTTCCGGAGGGGGGCTTCCGGATGGAGGCCTGGGCCAATGGCCCGGGGGCGCCCATGGGGCGGGAGCTGGAATTGGCGGAGCTGCTCTCCTTCCTGAAGGAGCGGAAGGTGCGCAACGTGGTGTTCCTCACGGCGGACGTCCATTACCCGGCCATGCACCAGTACCACCCGGACCGCGCGCGCTTCCGCGACTTCGACCCGTTCTGGGAGTTCGTCGCGGGGCCGCTCAACGCGGGGACTTTCGGAGCCTTGCCGCTGGATGAAACGTTCGGTCCGGAGGTGCGGTGGCAGAAGCCCGCCACGATGATGAACGCGGCGCCTTGGGAAGGTCAGCAGTACTTCGGCAGCGTGCGCATCCAGGGGAACAGCGGAGTGATGACCGTGGCCATCCACGACCTCACGGGCAAGGCGCTGCACCAGGTGGAGCTGGAACCCATCCGGTGA
- a CDS encoding tetratricopeptide repeat protein, with protein MKRLARVGLVFGVLALGGTVGCAEKENEAAKQHRIKASNHMVKKEYKEAAEAYALSLQADPKQEKVWEKKAFAHLELGEIDKASEAVLKILEFKTTPAEKAEVYRTLASIYMKGGTLEDAEKYFNEALKIEPKDEASLGWIAEIYAQRGGARSMAAPIVKADLEKALNYYDQVIALNPNSANTYLNKRVVMGRLMEYERQQMEMAKSEAVENAKDPKIVEEANARAAEHLKQMEAYNSQFADMTKKFSDAQKAAKAQAADQK; from the coding sequence ATGAAGCGACTGGCTCGAGTCGGTCTGGTGTTCGGAGTTCTGGCCCTCGGCGGCACGGTGGGCTGTGCCGAGAAGGAGAACGAGGCGGCCAAGCAGCACCGCATCAAGGCCTCCAACCACATGGTCAAGAAGGAGTACAAGGAGGCCGCCGAGGCCTATGCCCTGTCGCTCCAGGCGGACCCGAAGCAGGAGAAGGTCTGGGAGAAGAAGGCCTTCGCGCACCTCGAGCTGGGCGAAATCGACAAGGCCTCCGAGGCCGTCCTGAAGATCCTCGAGTTCAAGACCACGCCCGCCGAGAAGGCGGAGGTCTACCGGACGCTCGCCAGCATCTACATGAAGGGCGGCACGCTGGAGGACGCCGAGAAGTACTTCAACGAGGCCCTGAAGATCGAGCCGAAGGACGAGGCCTCGCTGGGTTGGATCGCGGAGATCTACGCGCAGCGCGGCGGCGCGCGCTCCATGGCGGCCCCCATCGTCAAGGCCGACCTGGAGAAGGCCCTGAACTATTACGACCAGGTCATCGCCCTCAACCCCAACTCCGCCAACACGTACCTCAACAAGCGCGTCGTGATGGGCCGCCTCATGGAGTACGAGCGCCAGCAGATGGAGATGGCGAAGTCGGAGGCGGTGGAGAACGCGAAGGACCCCAAGATCGTCGAGGAGGCCAACGCCCGCGCCGCCGAGCACCTGAAGCAGATGGAGGCCTACAACAGCCAGTTCGCTGACATGACGAAGAAGTTCAGCGACGCGCAGAAGGCCGCCAAGGCCCAGGCCGCGGACCAGAAGTAA
- a CDS encoding S-(hydroxymethyl)glutathione dehydrogenase/class III alcohol dehydrogenase, translated as MDVRAAVALEAGKPLSIETVHLEGPKAGEVLVELKATGLCHTDDFTLSGQDPEGLFPSILGHEGAGVVVDVGPGVTSVRKGDHVIPLYTPECRQCKSCLSRKTNLCTAIRATQGKGLMPDGTSRFRLGKQAVHHYMGTSTFAQYTVLPEIAVAKIREDAPFDKVCYIGCGVTTGIGAVVYTAKVEAGARVVVFGLGGIGLNVVQAARMVGADQIVGVDINPARKAMAEKFGLTHFVNPKEVGDELVPYLVNLTNGGADYSFECIGNVNTMRQALECCHRGWGESIVIGVAGAGQEIKTRPFQLVTGRVWKGSAFGGARGRTDVPKIVDWYMEGKINVDDLITHTLKLEDINRGFELMHRGESIRSVVKYS; from the coding sequence ATGGACGTGCGCGCGGCGGTGGCGCTCGAGGCAGGAAAGCCGTTGAGCATCGAGACGGTTCACCTCGAAGGGCCCAAGGCGGGAGAGGTGCTCGTCGAGCTCAAGGCCACGGGCCTCTGCCACACCGATGACTTCACGCTCTCCGGGCAGGACCCCGAGGGGCTGTTCCCTTCCATCCTGGGGCACGAGGGCGCGGGCGTGGTGGTGGACGTGGGGCCCGGGGTGACGTCGGTTCGCAAGGGCGACCATGTCATCCCGCTGTACACGCCGGAGTGCCGGCAATGTAAGTCGTGCCTGTCGCGCAAGACGAACCTGTGTACGGCCATCCGCGCCACGCAGGGCAAGGGGTTGATGCCGGACGGCACCAGCCGCTTCCGTCTGGGGAAGCAGGCCGTGCATCACTACATGGGGACGTCCACCTTCGCGCAGTACACGGTGCTGCCGGAGATCGCCGTGGCGAAGATTCGCGAGGACGCTCCGTTCGACAAGGTCTGTTACATCGGTTGCGGTGTGACGACAGGCATTGGCGCGGTGGTGTACACGGCCAAGGTCGAGGCGGGAGCACGCGTCGTGGTGTTCGGGCTGGGCGGCATCGGCCTCAACGTGGTGCAGGCGGCGCGGATGGTGGGCGCGGACCAGATTGTCGGCGTGGACATCAACCCGGCGCGCAAGGCCATGGCGGAGAAGTTCGGGCTCACCCACTTCGTCAACCCGAAGGAGGTCGGCGACGAACTGGTGCCCTACCTCGTCAACCTGACGAACGGTGGCGCGGACTACAGCTTCGAGTGCATCGGCAACGTGAACACCATGCGCCAGGCGCTGGAGTGCTGCCATCGGGGCTGGGGCGAGAGCATCGTCATCGGTGTCGCGGGCGCGGGGCAGGAGATCAAGACGCGCCCGTTCCAACTCGTCACGGGGCGGGTGTGGAAGGGCAGCGCGTTCGGTGGCGCGCGCGGGCGCACGGACGTGCCGAAGATCGTCGACTGGTACATGGAGGGGAAGATCAACGTCGATGACCTCATCACGCACACGCTGAAGCTGGAGGACATCAACCGGGGCTTCGAGCTGATGCACCGGGGCGAGTCCATCCGCAGCGTGGTGAAGTACTCATGA